In one Streptomyces sp. T12 genomic region, the following are encoded:
- a CDS encoding acetyl/propionyl/methylcrotonyl-CoA carboxylase subunit alpha, whose translation MFDTVLVANRGEIAVRVIRTLRSLGVRSVAVFSDADADARHVREADTAVRLGPAPAAESYLSVERLLEAAARTGAQAVHPGYGFLAENAGFARACADAGLVFIGPPADAISLMGDKIRAKETVRAAGVPVVPGSSGSGLTDGQLADAAREIGMPVLLKPSAGGGGKGMRLVRDAAVLGDEIAAARREARASFGDDTLLVERWVDRPRHIEIQVLADGHGNVVHLGERECSLQRRHQKIIEEAPSVLLDESTRASMGEAAVQAARSCGYRGAGTVEFIVPGGDPSSYYFMEMNTRLQVEHPVTELITGLDLVEWQLRVAAGEQLPYRQDDITLTGHAVEARICAEDPARGFLPSGGTVLRLHEPQGDGIRTDSGLSEGTEVGSLYDPMLSKVIAYGPDRATALRKLRAALAETVTLGVQTNAGFLRRLLAHPAVVAGELDTGLVERVVDDLVSTEVPDEVYEAAAAVRLDALRPKGDGWTDPFSVPSGWRLGGEPRPVGFPLRITDPVEYVPRGAHTVTDDRVAVTLDGVRHTFHRAALPDGTWLGRDGDAWHVRDHDPVAASLTGSAHAGADSLTAPMPGTVTVVKVAVGDEVAAGQSLLVVEAMKMEHVISAPHAGTVAELDVTPGTTVAMDQVLAVVAPHEEAAE comes from the coding sequence ATGTTCGACACGGTCCTCGTGGCCAACCGGGGCGAGATCGCCGTCCGCGTGATCCGTACGCTCCGCTCACTGGGCGTGCGCTCGGTGGCCGTCTTCTCCGACGCGGACGCCGACGCGCGGCATGTGCGGGAGGCCGACACCGCCGTACGGCTCGGGCCGGCGCCGGCCGCCGAGAGCTATCTGTCCGTGGAGCGGCTGCTGGAGGCGGCGGCCCGCACCGGCGCCCAGGCCGTCCACCCGGGATACGGCTTCCTCGCGGAGAACGCCGGCTTCGCGCGCGCGTGCGCCGACGCCGGGCTCGTCTTCATCGGGCCGCCCGCCGACGCCATCTCCCTGATGGGCGACAAGATCCGGGCCAAGGAGACGGTGAGGGCCGCCGGGGTGCCGGTCGTCCCGGGCTCCAGTGGCAGCGGGCTCACCGACGGCCAACTCGCCGACGCCGCCCGCGAGATCGGCATGCCGGTGCTGCTCAAGCCCTCCGCCGGTGGTGGCGGCAAGGGCATGCGGCTGGTGCGGGACGCGGCCGTGCTGGGCGACGAGATCGCCGCCGCCCGCCGTGAGGCCCGCGCCTCCTTCGGCGACGACACGCTCCTCGTCGAGCGGTGGGTCGACCGGCCCCGGCACATCGAGATCCAGGTGCTGGCGGACGGTCACGGCAATGTCGTCCATCTCGGCGAGCGCGAGTGCTCCCTCCAGCGCCGGCACCAGAAGATCATCGAGGAGGCGCCGTCCGTCCTGCTGGACGAGAGCACGCGCGCGTCGATGGGCGAGGCGGCCGTCCAGGCGGCACGGTCCTGCGGCTACCGGGGCGCGGGCACGGTGGAGTTCATCGTGCCGGGCGGCGACCCGTCCTCGTACTACTTCATGGAGATGAACACCCGCCTCCAGGTGGAGCACCCGGTCACCGAGCTGATCACGGGGCTGGACCTGGTGGAGTGGCAGCTGCGGGTGGCGGCGGGCGAGCAGCTGCCGTACCGGCAGGACGACATCACGCTCACCGGGCACGCGGTCGAGGCCCGCATCTGCGCCGAGGACCCCGCGCGGGGGTTCCTGCCGTCGGGCGGCACGGTGTTGCGGCTGCACGAACCCCAGGGCGACGGCATCCGCACCGACTCCGGGCTCAGCGAGGGCACCGAGGTCGGCAGCCTGTACGACCCGATGCTGTCCAAGGTGATCGCGTACGGCCCCGACCGCGCCACCGCGCTCCGCAAGCTCCGGGCGGCTCTCGCGGAGACGGTCACGCTGGGCGTGCAGACGAACGCCGGGTTCCTGCGGCGGCTGCTCGCGCATCCGGCGGTCGTCGCGGGCGAGTTGGACACGGGGCTGGTCGAGCGCGTGGTGGACGACCTGGTCTCCACCGAGGTACCGGACGAGGTGTACGAGGCCGCCGCGGCCGTACGCCTGGACGCGCTGCGGCCGAAGGGCGACGGCTGGACGGACCCGTTCTCGGTGCCGAGCGGGTGGCGGCTGGGCGGCGAGCCCAGGCCCGTCGGCTTCCCTCTGCGGATCACCGACCCCGTGGAGTACGTCCCGCGCGGCGCCCACACCGTCACGGACGACCGTGTGGCCGTCACCCTCGACGGCGTCCGCCACACCTTCCACCGCGCCGCCCTGCCGGACGGCACCTGGCTGGGCCGCGACGGCGACGCCTGGCACGTACGCGACCACGATCCGGTGGCCGCCTCGCTCACCGGTTCCGCACACGCGGGCGCCGACTCGCTCACCGCGCCCATGCCGGGGACCGTGACGGTGGTGAAGGTAGCCGTCGGGGACGAAGTGGCCGCCGGACAGAGCCTGCTGGTCGTCGAGGCGATGAAGATGGAGCACGTCATCTCCGCCCCGCACGCCGGCACGGTCGCCGAACTGGACGTCACGCCCGGCACGACGGTCGCCATGGACCAGGTCCTGGCGGTCGTCGCACCTCACGAGGAGGCGGCGGAATGA
- a CDS encoding acyl-CoA dehydrogenase family protein, whose translation MDHRLSPELEELRRTVEAFAHDVVAPKIGDFYERHEFPYEIVREMGRMGLFGLPFPEEYGGMGGDYLALGIALEELARVDSSVAITLEAGVSLGAMPIHLFGTEEQKREWLPRLCSGEILGAFGLTEPDGGSDAGATRTTARLDPATDEWVINGTKCFITNSGTDITGLVTVTAVTGRKPDGKPLISSIIVPSGTPGFTVAAPYSKVGWNASDTRELSFADVRVPAANLLGEEGRGYAQFLRILDEGRIAIAALGTGLAQGCVDESVRYAKERHAFGRPIGANQAIQFKIADMEMKAHTARLAWRDAASRLVAGEPFKKEAALAKLYSSTIAVDNARDATQIHGGYGFMNEYPVARMWRDSKILEIGEGTSEVQRMLIARELGLAG comes from the coding sequence ATGGACCACCGTCTCTCCCCCGAACTGGAGGAACTCCGCCGCACGGTGGAGGCGTTCGCCCACGATGTCGTGGCGCCCAAGATCGGCGACTTCTACGAGCGTCACGAGTTCCCGTACGAGATCGTGCGGGAGATGGGCCGCATGGGCCTGTTCGGCCTGCCGTTCCCGGAGGAGTACGGCGGCATGGGCGGCGACTACCTGGCGCTGGGCATCGCGCTGGAGGAGCTGGCCCGGGTGGACTCCTCGGTCGCCATCACCCTCGAAGCGGGCGTCTCGCTCGGCGCGATGCCGATCCATCTCTTCGGCACGGAGGAGCAGAAGCGGGAGTGGCTGCCGCGCCTGTGCTCCGGCGAGATCCTGGGCGCCTTCGGCCTCACCGAGCCGGACGGCGGCAGCGACGCGGGTGCGACCCGGACGACGGCCCGGCTCGACCCGGCGACCGACGAATGGGTGATCAACGGCACCAAGTGCTTCATCACCAACTCCGGCACGGACATCACGGGTCTGGTCACGGTGACGGCGGTGACCGGCCGCAAGCCGGACGGCAAGCCGCTCATCTCATCGATCATCGTCCCGTCCGGCACCCCCGGCTTCACGGTCGCGGCCCCATACTCCAAGGTCGGCTGGAACGCCTCCGACACCCGCGAGCTGTCCTTCGCGGACGTCCGCGTCCCGGCGGCCAACCTCCTGGGCGAAGAGGGCCGCGGCTACGCCCAGTTCCTGCGCATCCTGGACGAGGGCCGCATCGCCATCGCGGCACTGGGGACGGGCCTCGCGCAGGGCTGCGTCGACGAGTCGGTGAGGTACGCCAAGGAGCGCCACGCCTTCGGCCGCCCCATCGGCGCCAACCAGGCCATCCAGTTCAAGATCGCCGACATGGAGATGAAGGCCCACACGGCCCGCCTGGCCTGGCGCGACGCGGCGAGCCGCCTGGTCGCCGGCGAACCCTTCAAGAAGGAGGCGGCGCTGGCGAAGCTGTACTCGTCGACGATCGCGGTGGACAACGCCCGCGACGCGACGCAGATCCACGGCGGGTACGGCTTCATGAACGAGTACCCGGTCGCCCGCATGTGGCGGGACTCCAAGATCCTGGAGATCGGCGAGGGCACGAGCGAGGTGCAGCGGATGCTGATCGCGCGGGAGTTGGGGCTGGCGGGCTGA
- a CDS encoding carboxyl transferase domain-containing protein: MHEAPELVSAADPASQAWRANEEAHRALVEELRGKLAAARLGGGEKARARHTARGKLLPRDRVDTLLDPGSPFLELAPLAADGMYDGQAPAAGVIAGIGRVSGRECVIVANDATVKGGTYYPMTVKKHLRAQEVALENRLPCLYLVDSGGAFLPMQDEVFPDREHFGRIFYNQARMSGAGIPQIAAVLGSCTAGGAYVPAMSDEAVIVRDQGTIFLGGPPLVKAATGEVVTAEELGGGDVHARVSGVTDHLAEDDAHALRIVRNIVATLPARGTLPWEVTPATEPKVDPYGLYGAVPVDSRTPYDVREIIARVVDGSRFAEFKAEFGQTLVTGFARIHGHPVGIVANNGILFSESAQKGAHFIELCDQRGIPLVFLQNISGFMVGKDYEAGGIAKHGAKMVTAVACTRVPKLTVVVGGSYGAGNYSMCGRAYSPRFLWMWPGAKISVMGGEQAASVLATVKRDQLEARGEDWPAEDEESFKAPIREQYERQGNAYYATARLWDDGVIDPLETRQVLGLALTACANAPLGEPQFGVFRM, translated from the coding sequence ATGCACGAGGCACCGGAGCTTGTGAGCGCGGCAGATCCCGCGTCTCAGGCCTGGCGGGCCAACGAGGAGGCCCATCGGGCGCTGGTGGAGGAGCTGCGCGGCAAGCTCGCCGCCGCCCGGCTGGGAGGCGGCGAGAAGGCACGCGCCCGGCACACCGCGCGCGGCAAGCTGCTGCCGCGCGACCGGGTGGACACCCTCCTCGACCCCGGCTCGCCCTTCCTGGAGCTCGCTCCCCTCGCCGCCGACGGGATGTACGACGGGCAGGCCCCGGCCGCCGGTGTCATCGCCGGGATCGGGCGGGTCAGCGGGCGCGAGTGCGTGATCGTCGCCAACGACGCCACGGTCAAGGGCGGGACGTACTACCCGATGACCGTGAAGAAGCACCTGCGCGCGCAGGAGGTGGCCCTGGAGAACCGCCTGCCGTGCCTCTACCTCGTCGACTCCGGTGGCGCCTTCCTGCCCATGCAGGACGAGGTCTTCCCGGACCGGGAGCACTTCGGGCGGATCTTCTACAACCAGGCCCGGATGTCCGGCGCCGGGATCCCGCAGATCGCGGCCGTCCTCGGGTCGTGCACGGCCGGAGGCGCCTACGTGCCCGCCATGAGCGACGAGGCCGTCATCGTCCGCGACCAGGGCACGATCTTCCTCGGCGGCCCCCCGCTGGTGAAGGCCGCCACCGGTGAGGTCGTCACGGCGGAGGAGCTCGGCGGCGGTGACGTCCACGCGCGCGTGTCCGGCGTGACCGACCATCTCGCCGAGGACGACGCCCACGCCCTGCGGATCGTGCGGAACATCGTCGCCACGCTCCCCGCGCGCGGGACCCTCCCCTGGGAGGTCACCCCCGCCACCGAACCGAAGGTCGACCCCTACGGCCTCTACGGCGCGGTCCCGGTCGACTCCCGCACCCCCTACGACGTACGCGAGATCATCGCGCGCGTGGTCGACGGCTCCCGTTTCGCGGAGTTCAAGGCCGAGTTCGGGCAGACCCTCGTCACCGGCTTCGCCCGCATCCACGGCCACCCGGTCGGCATCGTCGCCAACAACGGCATCCTGTTCTCCGAGTCCGCCCAGAAGGGCGCCCACTTCATCGAGCTGTGCGACCAGCGCGGGATCCCGCTGGTCTTCCTGCAGAACATCTCCGGGTTCATGGTCGGCAAGGACTACGAGGCCGGTGGCATCGCCAAGCACGGCGCCAAGATGGTGACGGCGGTGGCGTGCACGCGCGTGCCGAAGCTGACGGTGGTGGTCGGCGGGTCGTACGGCGCCGGGAACTACTCCATGTGCGGGCGCGCGTACTCGCCCCGCTTCCTGTGGATGTGGCCGGGCGCCAAGATCTCCGTCATGGGCGGCGAGCAGGCCGCCTCCGTCCTCGCGACCGTCAAGCGGGACCAGTTGGAGGCGCGGGGCGAGGACTGGCCGGCTGAGGACGAGGAGTCCTTCAAGGCGCCCATCCGGGAGCAGTACGAGCGCCAGGGGAACGCCTACTACGCGACGGCCCGCCTCTGGGACGACGGCGTGATCGACCCGCTGGAGACCCGTCAGGTGCTGGGCCTCGCCCTGACCGCCTGTGCCAACGCGCCCCTGGGTGAGCCCCAGTTCGGCGTCTTCCGGATGTGA
- a CDS encoding TetR/AcrR family transcriptional regulator — MATRTDAPTRREQILKEAARLFAERGFHGVGVDEIGAAVGISGPGLYRHFAGKDAMLAELLVGISGQLLTGAKRRLAEADGVPAEAVLDSLIEGHIDFALDDRPLITLHDRELDRLRDSDRKLVRQLQRQYVELWVEVVRKVYPDLTEPTARSAVHSVFGLLNSTPHLGRPGALPGRGVTAELLHRMARGAFGAAGVE; from the coding sequence ATGGCCACCAGAACCGACGCCCCGACCCGCCGCGAACAGATCCTCAAGGAGGCCGCGCGGCTCTTCGCCGAGCGTGGATTCCACGGCGTCGGTGTCGACGAGATAGGCGCCGCCGTGGGCATCAGCGGCCCCGGTCTCTACCGGCACTTCGCCGGCAAGGACGCGATGCTCGCCGAACTGCTGGTCGGCATCAGCGGCCAGCTGCTGACGGGCGCGAAGCGGCGCCTGGCGGAAGCCGACGGGGTGCCGGCCGAGGCGGTTCTCGACTCCCTCATCGAGGGCCACATCGACTTCGCCCTCGACGACCGCCCCCTCATCACCCTGCACGACCGCGAGCTGGACCGCCTGCGCGACAGCGACCGCAAGCTCGTACGGCAGCTCCAGCGGCAGTACGTCGAGCTGTGGGTGGAGGTGGTGCGCAAGGTGTACCCGGACCTGACGGAACCGACGGCGCGCTCGGCGGTGCACTCGGTCTTCGGGCTGCTGAACTCGACGCCGCACCTGGGGCGGCCGGGGGCGCTGCCGGGGCGGGGGGTCACGGCGGAGCTGCTGCATCGGATGGCTCGGGGGGCGTTCGGGGCGGCGGGGGTGGAGTGA
- a CDS encoding hydroxymethylglutaryl-CoA lyase, with protein sequence MTVEGLPMAVPAPGLPARVRIHEVGARDGLQNEKSTVPTEVKAEFVRRLADAGLTTIEATSFVHPKWVPQLADAEQLFPLVADLPVDLPVLVPNERGLDRALSLHATRVAVFASATESFAKANLNRTVDEALAMFEPVVTKAKAADLHVRGYLSMCFGDPWEGAVPVPQVVRVCRALVDMGCDELSLGDTIGVATPGHVTALLAALEEARIPAAAVGVHFHDTYGQALANTYAALQHGVTTVDASAGGLGGCPYAKSATGNLATEDLVWMLRGLGIDTGVDLDRLVATSAWMAEQLGRPSPSRTVRALSHKEQ encoded by the coding sequence ATGACAGTCGAGGGTCTTCCCATGGCCGTGCCGGCACCGGGTCTGCCCGCCCGCGTCCGCATCCACGAGGTCGGCGCGCGCGACGGCCTGCAGAACGAGAAGTCGACCGTGCCGACCGAGGTCAAGGCGGAGTTCGTCCGCCGCCTCGCCGACGCGGGGCTGACGACCATCGAGGCCACCAGCTTCGTCCACCCCAAGTGGGTGCCCCAACTCGCGGACGCCGAGCAGCTGTTCCCGCTCGTCGCCGACCTGCCGGTGGACCTGCCGGTCCTCGTGCCGAACGAACGCGGCCTGGATCGGGCCCTGTCGCTGCACGCGACCCGGGTCGCCGTCTTCGCCAGCGCCACCGAGTCCTTCGCGAAGGCCAACCTCAACCGCACGGTTGACGAGGCGCTGGCCATGTTCGAGCCGGTGGTGACGAAGGCGAAGGCGGCGGACCTCCACGTCCGCGGTTATCTCTCGATGTGCTTCGGCGACCCGTGGGAGGGGGCCGTCCCGGTACCCCAGGTCGTCCGGGTCTGCCGGGCGCTGGTCGACATGGGCTGCGACGAGCTGAGTCTCGGCGACACGATCGGGGTCGCGACCCCGGGGCACGTGACAGCGCTTCTGGCGGCGCTGGAGGAAGCCCGCATCCCAGCGGCAGCTGTGGGCGTCCACTTCCACGACACCTACGGCCAGGCACTGGCCAACACCTACGCCGCCCTCCAACACGGCGTCACCACGGTGGACGCCTCCGCGGGCGGCCTCGGCGGCTGCCCGTATGCCAAGTCCGCCACCGGCAACCTCGCCACCGAAGACCTCGTGTGGATGCTGCGGGGCCTCGGCATCGACACCGGAGTCGACCTCGACCGCCTCGTCGCCACGAGCGCGTGGATGGCCGAACAACTGGGCCGACCCAGCCCGTCCCGCACCGTCCGAGCCCTCTCCCACAAGGAGCAGTGA